The Pseudoliparis swirei isolate HS2019 ecotype Mariana Trench chromosome 19, NWPU_hadal_v1, whole genome shotgun sequence genomic sequence ggggagcagaatatggtaaccaggatgtgtaccctggatactcgtagactgggggggatagagcaggctcaagcactgatgggtgggggggtgggggggatagagcaggctcaagcactgatgggtgggggggtggggggttctctgatatatacacatgtacatacataaatacatggtgaactaatcttacattaggttgttcagctgtagtaagacggcattgaaggcctaggtagtaaatgcacggcccgccactggatataataattgggttttggaggatctaacgagcacaacgagtttattaattattcacagataacgttaaatcagtttgactgagggataagattcataacttaatattttaattaaactttaacgttgaactatagcggtgtctttttacttttgaccgaattgtttgcaattacatgtgtaatataactatatatatatatatatattaatatatagacaaatatatatatattaatatatagacaaatatctatatacacaaatatatatgtatatataacatagttattatatatacacatatttatatctaaactatatatttaaaaacactatatatatgtatgaacacaatatataaatgtatatatatatatatttctaaacactatatatatacaattataaacacaaaatatatatatatatatatttatatagataaacactatatatatatatattactatattttttgtacacaatatatacaattatatgtgtatgattattatattttgaattgtgtgtatataaatatcatcacacacaattcaaaataaaattattatatttcGAAGATAAAGAAAatagcagggttgtcatattttgacagtaaaaaataattgacagtgaataattggagtaaactcatgagcaagaacagctgatgtggtgacgtcatcaagtcagctgctatTCCAtttgcagaaagaccgtcctcccgtcctttggagtctggactccaaaCTCCAAACTCCAAAAGTACAAAAGTCTGTACTTAGCGTACTTGGAATTGATGAACGGCTGTGCCGTGAACTACACGAGGTTTTGACCGATGCTATCAGCGTGGTCAGTTTCAgaaaaacaaggtccctgaaagcaccactgttttCCCTCTGTGATAAGCCAAAGCCTTCAGCTGTTTCTCATGAAGCTCGGTGGCTCTCACGAGGAATCATGTTGTCGCgtctttgagctcagagacactAAACATCCGTCATATGATGACAGGACagaacaatacaatttaaattgaaCACATATTATTCATGCACATATTATTAtgcaaagaggaggtggactcagtttatcatttattttatctttgtaACGTTAcacatatgatatgatatgatattcctttatttgtcccacagtggggacatttcaaaaatcacagcagcggtgcacaccagagcatcaatgaaaataaatataaaacacaccaAAAATACTAAAGaccaaatactaatactaatactaaatattcaggggggaaataaagtaaagtgctgagtaaagtaaagtaccgagtttgccaggatctcgacctactgcagtgtgttgtgcagcctgacagcagcaggaaggaacaTGTATCCACTGTTTGGAGTCAAATTGATATATTCAATTTTAATTATTAAGTTCGCTGATGTATAATTTCTGATGAAATTGGCCTATCTCAGTGACCTATTTGGAAAGCTGAATGAATTAAATCATCATCTTCAAGGCAGAGAGCAGCATCTTCCTCAGCTGCAGACCAGATCAGGTTTCACTGAAGCTGAGATGTGACAGGAGACTCGATCAAGGATATTGATCCTTTGAGAATCTGAGTAAATTTTAACTAATACTGATAcaacttgatggctcacacatatctgcactaattTTGTTGAGCAagttattgttttaaaaagatAGTTAGTGTAAAACCTTTTATTGCAAAATATTTGAACtttgttgagtttttttttttttttacaggttgCACTTATTATCTTGTAAAGATATCCAGTGCAAAACATGTTAATTCCAGCCACAATAAGCTGTTTGCCAAATATTTgttctatttttgttttgtctgatggagtatctggtttaattaaaagtgaaggtaattttttctattttctttaggagtcacaaaaagtttTTATTTCAATAACAATTCAGCGTGGACCATTTAGTTACAATTTTGTTGGGGTGGTGGGGCACgaacatctttcttcctccagattggggcgcgacagaaaaagtttgagaaccactgcactaAGTACACATGTGCTACTTTCTTTTCTCACTTTATCATCTGAGTGGTCGGGTTGCACTCAGAATTTACTGAATATGATTCAACTTGAATCACTTTCTCTATCTTTTTTAAGAGATTCACATCTTCacaaatatataatgtttttgagCATCAACCACAGTTATTACATTATGTTGTTTAGTTAACCATGataaatgatgatgatgcttcTTGTATAGCATTTCAAATCATTATCCAGTTTTCTCTGCCACGGTGTTTTAGCACTTGATAAGTACTGTTTTCAGGCTTTTTGTGGACTGTAATATGTCTCAGAGGAGACCTGGCTGTGGAAGATGAAAGATCTGGGTGTGTCTGGGCACCGCCAGCAGCTCTCATTTTAACACATGTGAACTTTTAGAATTGGTGAAAAGAGGCTCCAAGCCTTTTATTAGTTCCCCCTCAATGCACTTGAATGACTACGAGGAGACCAGTGGGAACATTGTTTATGCTCCACTGTTTGAACTGGATCCATATACATGTTGCATTCCCTAAAGTAACCCATCATTTAGGTAAATATTAGAGATTCATACAGGCTTTACATTTAAACTAAACCTCCTCTGGATGTCTGAATGAAGGTCTGAttgtttaaaattattttagtgCCAATTTTGGGGTCACTTAAAAACTAACAGTCCAGTttgtacatcaacacatgctGTAATGTGTTCTGTAAGTGCTAAAACCACATTTCTTCATTGTATAGCCAATTGGCTGTGATCTATTATTATTCTAGCTTTTTGCGATTTGTTTTTGATGTTGCACTTTTCTCTCCATTAACATGTGCCTCATGTTTCTTCATGGAACAGTTGTTAGAGCTTATATTGACTGTTCTGAACAATATATCTATATTGTATGTATGCTTGGTAGACTCAGATGCAGAAAGAactacatattatattatatataaatagagtCTCCAGCGCAGTATTTACTCAAATGAAATATCAGAACCAGCTTTAAGAAATCCAACTATGCATTTCTGTAATAGCAGGGTATAAACTGTATATGATCACATGTAACCTCCTTGCCCTCAATGGCATGTGGAATACAcaatatacttatatacttatTTTGCCATGATATCCTGAGTACATCAATTGAATGtggaaaataaggatcatataaaaactgcaggtgtgtgtatctgctggACTTCAGACCTGGTACATTAAATGGATTACAGTGTACAGTATGTTGCTGCCCTCATGTGGCTATTTTAAGTTATTTTGAGTTCATGttagtttttaaatgttcttgcaAACCCTCAAGGAGGTTACATGTTATCATATAAAGGGTATACTCTGCTATTACACAAATGCACAGTTGTATTTCTTAAAGCTGGTTCTGATATTTCGTTTGTGTAAAGACTcaagttatatataatataatataatacccGGTCACATTGTTTTGTATGAGTGTGGCAATGTGGACTCATAAACTCCTTAATTCCTGGCTACTGTCCTGCCTAATGAATACTTTTACATTTCTTGTACTTATACTTttaatttggtgagatgatcacaatatgatatgatatgatatatacctttattcgtcccacagtggggaaatttaaaaaatcacagcagcggtgcacatcagagcattaataaaaataattataaaacacaaaactaaaaacgaaatactaatactaatactaaatatacaaggggaaaacaaagtaaagtgctgagtaaagtaaagtgatgagtaaagtgttgagtttgccaggatctccagcaatctactgcagtttgttgtgcagcctgacagcagcaggaaggaaggacttgtggtacctCTCACTATGTTTCCCATGGTAAtatttaacgtataataaacgtctaCCACCACTAAGCCAAATCACATCTTGATTTACAATCAGTGTGCTGGATAGCACATGACTCCTTCACGTCTACGTGCGTgcaggtgtacacacacactctgcatgtTGGCCTTAtcaaaatgatccaccaggTAGACTCGGTACATCAGGGTCAATGCCCTCACGTCGCCAAGACGAGCAGGCAGGTGGGTCTCAGGCGAAACGTGACGTCACGATGATACTTTTGAACTCCTCGGCAGTAAATCtataaaggtgtgtgtgcagtctgACTGCACAGGTAGCCGAACCTTAGACTGAAGTGAAAACAGAGCGCCAGCGCATTCTGGGAATAAACAAGGAGGCCTAACATGCTCCAGGTAGTTTGATTACCCGAGGTCTACCCGAGAGTCGCCCTACCTGTCGGTCGAGGGCACCGGTATGTACCCGAACTCACAGTCGGCCAGACAACCGGCTCAGACACTGTCACTGAACAGTCAGTACTTCCAGCCATCGTATGACTTCACCGGTTATCATCACGTCCCGGGAGTCGGAGACCCGTCGACAAGTGGCTGGAACTCCGTCTACGCTCCCCGGGAGGAGTATCCGTTCAGCTTCCCGGGGTCAAGCCCCGACATCGGGCAGGtcagcttctcctcctcggAGCTGAGCGTCACGCCTCACTCCGCTGGAGGAGCGTACAACTTCATCTCCGGACAGGACCCCTTCAGCTCCAGGAGGAGACCACATGAACTCATCAGGCCGTCCTTTTCAGGTGGGACTTCAGACTTCATACTGCTGACCGCCACAGAGCTCACCATCGGCTTATTATCGGATGCATGGCGCAGTGGCATATGATTCATTGTACATGTTAAGATATAAAGATACATTTAAAGAATTtgaattgattttaaaaaaagaagtttttaTCTGATGTTGTTTTAAAACACATGTTCTTATCTATCTAAGGGCGGATGTTTTAATTTACTGATAATCTAACAGGAAATGTGTCATCTTGATAACACTTTCCCTCAGGGTAAGGTACCATAACTTGTATTAGATACAGTCCCCAGTCCAGTCACAAGATGATGACAAGCTAAACCCAGTTGAGTGGGTGTACAGATGACAGATATGGCAACACGCATATTCATGGACAGGAATAATTTCAACATGTACACAGAGTAAAGTCAGAcggactgcacacacacatccatcaagCATTTGGCGTCTCCCTTCCGCCAGCATGGTTTGAGATGTCAATGCAAAGCTAACAGGAAGTCTGCAGAAATGTCATTCCCCACCCTCTCTGTCCACTGGGTGGGTGCAAAAGGGTGACAACCTGCTAGATAACATGGGTACGAGAGGAAGTCTACAGATGTCAAACTGAATGTCCTCTTAAGGCGAACCCTCAGCccttatttatgtgtgtgtgtatgtgggtggggtatgcgtgtgtgtgtgtgtgtgtgtgtgtgttggtctgaCTCAATCAATGTTGTCACATGGGCAAGATTTTCGATCAATACCTCTGACTaccctgtgtgtgcatgtgtggagagtgtgtgtgtgtgtgtgtgtgtgtgtgtgtgtgtgcatgtgtgtgtcaatgaATAGCTGCCTGTGTAAACACCTATGTAAACACCACTCACAGTGATAAGGAGAACCACTGATGCAATGCAGAGGGGAGTCTTTACATGACTTATAGTTAGCGTGATTAATAGAGTTAATGAGGCTTTAAGCGGCGCCTGAACTTGAACGTGGCACCAGACGTCTTCATATTAGTCAACTGTTTTGACACAGCTCACTCTGCACGTGACTCACTGGCATTATAATCATGTTTAACACACCTCTTTACTTACATTCACAAAGGCAGTCAATCATCCAATCTGGTATTGTTTTACTAAATCAGGGTTATTTTTGTGTAATTCAGGAACGAAGACACGCACTAAAGACAAGTACAGGGTGGTGTACACTGACCAGCAACGcctggagctggagaaggagttTCAATGCAACCGATATATCAccatgaggaggaagagtgagcTGTCAATGTTGCTGAGCCTctctgagagacaggtgagcccGGAGCAAATTAAAGTTAGACAGAGAAAAGTAAGGGGCAGAGAGAGCAGGTTAGAAACATACGAGGCCTTACTGCAAAAGGCAGaagtaaatgtaaaataaaaatcaaccCCAAACTCTTTAACATTGTTAAAGAGGGTCATTACCGATAAAGGCTCTGTAATGTAGCATGGAGACACCAGGTGAGATCCACAAACTAGTAATTGGGCTCATGGGCAGCAAATGCCTCCTTTGGAGACAGAATGTTATGGTCATCCTGCAAACAGCTGATCGATACCGTGAGGTGGAGTATAAAGTGCCAGTAAAAGATAAGTCAAATTAAGATTTCCTTTATTCAACTATATAGCTCTAGCTGAACAGCATGCCACTGTGGCCACAAGTTGTCGTTGAAAGCTTCTTGTTAATGCATCAAAAGCTAGAGGTCTTACCAGGCCCAGTAAAGCTGTAGCAATAAAGAGATTCACAGGGTACCGAAATCTTAAAACAGTTCTAaatttgtaaaacatataatGTGTTAGTTCTCCCTAAAAGTGATGTAACCTTGCACATAGTGAGAACCCTGCTGCTGTGCGAGGTTGAGGAAGAGGGCCTTCTGTTCACAATGACAGCCACGGGATTATTTTGCTTCACCCctcttgtttctgttttgtatgtttttgtgacTTTGCGGGGGTGACAGTAGGGAGGTGTGAAAGATATGAAAGAAGTAAAGGCTGTATTTTCTTCATGTGATTGTTGATATTTTagtgatataaaaaaaataattgcaaTTCCTAAAAACCCAGTGAAATAGTACCTTTGGCACATGCAGTTGCACGGTGCTGTCCTTTTCTtactgctatatatatatatatatatgtcattcTAGCATCACACACGTTAGCAGAATGTTCTTCAACAACCCCATTTTGAGGAACCAGCTTGAACCTCTGTAAACCATAATGTTATGTGGCCACCAAAACATCTTGTGTAAGTCTGAGAATGAAGGAAATTACTAAATTTAAGCAGAAGTAGGTGAGGCAGGGCGATTTGTCAACTGAAGACAACACACGTAATCACAGGCAGAGGGTCAAAGGAAAGCCAACGTATTACAGAGAAAGCATCATTGCTATTTCTGATCATATCTTATAACCATCATAGTGGAGCACACActtaataaatgtgtttctgacGTTGATATCGCAGGTGAAGATTTGGTTTCAGAACAGACGTGCCAAAGAGAGGAAGATAAACCGCAAGAGGCTGCAGAACTCCCAACAGGCCTCCACAacaacccccaccccaccaGCTCTGTGTGGGCCCGCTGACACCCACATCAACACCAGCCCCAGCAACAACATCTTGTCGAACACTTTATCAGAGGACTATTAGGTGGATTTCATATGGAAGACTGATACAGCGTGAAATATGTACATaccttattttagtttttataaCTTTACCACACAATGAATGAAGATGATTCACATCAACATGATGTTTTAAACCTGCACCTCCAACTTTCACAATGACGGGACTCCACATGTCGGTTGCATTGATTGTCTCTGATGGGCATTTGCCAATCACACGACTTCAGTGTGTTTCTATGGATACTTTTCAGCACCAATATACTGATTTTAATGAGGATAAAGAATCACTGGACAACATGTCATTTGTCAAACGTCAGTGTCTTCTTTAAAACTATTCGGTTAAATCAACAATGAAAAAGCATTTCAGAAGTTTCTTGAATGTTGAGATGTGTGTGAGATCTGGGTGGGTAGGAGGGACAATGTATTTGATTAAACTGCATGAGAAAATACATCTCCAAATCACACTTGaacataaaaaggaaaaaagaataaTGGAGATTCTGTCAAGAAATAAAAACGTTCAATGATGCAAATACATTTCTTTATCGGCATTTCAATTTACaggaaatagagagagaaaacagagagtGTACAGTTCTTACTTctcagaaaagaagagaaaaaagttaCAAACTGTTGAAATGTTGATTTACCATGAGACAGATCATTCAAAAGTATAAACCAAAGGGTTCAGTTAGGGAGGATGGAAGCTGAGTTTGGTGGAATGGAAAGGGTGAATaaacagaaatgtgttttttttaaagaaataaaaccaGCATGATTT encodes the following:
- the cdx1a gene encoding homeobox protein CDX-1a, with translation MYPNSQSARQPAQTLSLNSQYFQPSYDFTGYHHVPGVGDPSTSGWNSVYAPREEYPFSFPGSSPDIGQVSFSSSELSVTPHSAGGAYNFISGQDPFSSRRRPHELIRPSFSGTKTRTKDKYRVVYTDQQRLELEKEFQCNRYITMRRKSELSMLLSLSERQVKIWFQNRRAKERKINRKRLQNSQQASTTTPTPPALCGPADTHINTSPSNNILSNTLSEDY